In the genome of Kiritimatiellia bacterium, one region contains:
- a CDS encoding EVE domain-containing protein: MAYWLMKSEPSVYSIDDLAREGRTPWTGVRNYQARNFMRDQMREGDIVFFYHSSAEPPGIAGLARVVGKPYPDPTQFDPKSPYYDPRAHADRPVWFLVDVAFERKVEPIITLTELRAEKRLRDMLVLKRGQRLSVQPVSAEHARVLMEMIRARGT, translated from the coding sequence ATGGCCTACTGGTTGATGAAGAGCGAGCCGTCGGTCTATTCGATCGACGATCTGGCGCGGGAGGGCCGGACGCCGTGGACCGGCGTCCGCAACTATCAGGCGCGCAATTTCATGCGCGACCAGATGCGCGAGGGGGATATTGTCTTTTTTTACCACTCCAGTGCGGAACCGCCTGGCATTGCTGGACTGGCCCGCGTCGTGGGCAAGCCGTATCCGGACCCGACGCAATTTGATCCCAAAAGTCCGTATTATGATCCGCGGGCCCACGCCGATCGGCCGGTATGGTTCCTTGTCGATGTTGCGTTTGAGCGGAAGGTTGAGCCGATCATCACATTAACGGAGCTTCGGGCGGAGAAAAGACTTCGGGACATGCTCGTGTTGAAGCGCGGACAACGGCTCTCGGTTCAGCCGGTCTCGGCGGAACACGCTCGCGTGTTGATGGAGATGATCCGCGCGAGGGGCACTTGA